From one Cyprinus carpio isolate SPL01 chromosome B3, ASM1834038v1, whole genome shotgun sequence genomic stretch:
- the LOC122136858 gene encoding tripartite motif-containing protein 16-like protein → MFFPVTANKNLILSEDNRKVTYVEEYQAYPDHPERFERHPQVLSRESLSGRCYWEAEWSGQAEMSVAYKGISRKGKSRDCLLGFNNNSWCLSCINDTFCVWYNYYATDTDVPLSSLNRVAVYVDVSAGILSFYSVSDTHKLTHIHTFNNTFTEPLYAGFGLLTYAFNSTVSLCQSENPVGNNIDVTCTRE, encoded by the exons aTGT tttttccaGTCACAGCCAACAAAAACCTCATTCTGTCTGAAGATAACAGAAAGGTGACATATGTGGAAGAGTATCAGGCATATCCTGATCATCCCGAGAGATTTGAAAGGCATCCTCAAGTTCTGAGTAGAGAGAGTCTgtctggacgctgttactgggaggctgaATGGAGTGGACAGGCTGAGATGTCAGTGGCATATAAAGGAATCAGCAGGAAAGGAAAGAGTAGAGACTGTTTGCTTGGATTCAATAATAACTCCTGGTGTCTGTCCTGCATTAATGACACATTCTGTGTCTGGTACAATTATTATGCCACTGACACAGATGTCCCTTTAAGCTCTTTAAATAGAGTAGCAGTGTATGTGGATGTGTCAGCCGGcattctgtccttctacagcgtgtCTGacactcacaaactcacacacatacatacattcaacAACACATTCACTGAACCTCTCTATGCTGGATTTGGGCTTTTAACTTACGCATTTAACTCCACAGTGTCTTTGTGTCAGTCTGAAAACCCTGTGGGCAACAACATAGATGTGACATGCACACGTGAATGA